The Acetomicrobium flavidum genome window below encodes:
- a CDS encoding V-type ATP synthase subunit K, with amino-acid sequence MEWGLVLSILGAALAAGCAGSGSALGVGVAGESGAGVMTEDPGKFGLVLLLQAIPGTQGIYGLLTGFYTIMKVGLLGGSPMSVTLAQGMAILFACLPIAIVGYISGYSQGKTSAACIQLIAKRPEETGKAVILPAMVETYAVLALLMSIILLNGIKL; translated from the coding sequence ATGGAGTGGGGATTAGTTTTGTCAATATTGGGTGCTGCTTTAGCTGCTGGTTGTGCCGGATCTGGTTCCGCTTTGGGCGTTGGGGTTGCAGGAGAGTCAGGAGCAGGGGTCATGACTGAAGACCCAGGAAAGTTCGGATTGGTCTTGTTGCTTCAGGCCATACCGGGGACCCAGGGCATTTACGGATTGCTGACCGGCTTTTACACCATCATGAAAGTCGGTTTGCTTGGAGGTTCTCCTATGTCAGTAACATTAGCACAGGGAATGGCAATTTTATTTGCCTGTCTTCCCATTGCCATTGTTGGCTATATATCCGGCTACTCACAGGGAAAGACATCCGCTGCTTGTATTCAATTGATAGCAAAACGTCCCGAGGAAACCGGTAAGGCAGTTATACTTCCAGCTATGGTCGAGACCTACGCCGTATTAGCCCTTTTGATGAGCATTATATTGTTGAACGGCATCAAACTTTAG